The Hymenobacter sp. GOD-10R genome includes a window with the following:
- a CDS encoding AraC family transcriptional regulator — protein sequence MKTTLLHIKNMVCPRCVEAVRHLLEQAGYKPTNVQLGQAQLDQATPVDPVAVAPLLREAGFDVLTGRAEQLTEQIKGCLIEYLEHLRTARMPLTTSAFLTDRFAATYSHLSKVFSRTANLTIEKYLIRLKIERVKEMLSYGELTLSEIADQMRYSSGQHLSNQFRQVTGRSVSEFRRELMPKRLALDELA from the coding sequence GTGAAAACAACCTTGCTTCATATCAAAAATATGGTGTGCCCGCGCTGCGTTGAGGCGGTACGCCACCTTCTCGAACAAGCTGGCTACAAACCTACCAACGTCCAGCTAGGCCAAGCACAGCTTGATCAGGCTACGCCGGTCGATCCGGTGGCAGTAGCCCCACTGCTGCGCGAAGCAGGTTTCGATGTACTTACGGGTCGCGCCGAGCAACTTACCGAACAGATTAAAGGCTGCCTGATTGAGTACCTAGAGCATTTACGCACAGCACGGATGCCGCTTACTACTTCTGCTTTCCTAACGGATCGGTTTGCTGCTACTTATTCGCACTTGAGTAAGGTATTCTCCCGCACCGCTAATCTCACAATCGAGAAATATTTGATTCGTCTGAAGATTGAGCGTGTAAAAGAGATGCTGAGCTACGGCGAGCTAACTCTTAGCGAAATTGCTGATCAGATGCGTTACAGCAGCGGCCAGCACCTTAGTAATCAATTTCGACAAGTAACAGGTCGCTCGGTAAGTGAATTTCGGCGTGAGCTCATGCCAAAGCGTTTAGCCCTCGACGAACTAGCGTAA
- a CDS encoding DNA-3-methyladenine glycosylase, protein MKLPVTFYQQPDVVQISRSLIGKYLFTNIDGVLTGGRIVETEAYAHINDQACHSHLGRFTKRTRIMYEAGGVAYVYLIYGRYALFNIITNEVGKADAVLIRAIEPVEGIPEMLVRRGLAKVSSKLTAGPGLVTQALGITTAYYGTSVVGDIIWIEDYDETIPDELIIASPRVGIDYAGDDATLPWRFRLKNSKWTSPAK, encoded by the coding sequence ATGAAGCTTCCTGTTACTTTCTACCAACAACCTGATGTAGTACAGATTTCTCGTAGCCTGATTGGTAAGTATCTGTTCACGAACATTGACGGGGTACTTACCGGCGGCCGCATTGTTGAGACGGAGGCGTATGCGCACATAAACGATCAAGCATGCCACTCGCACCTAGGTCGTTTCACCAAGCGTACACGCATCATGTACGAAGCTGGCGGCGTTGCCTACGTGTATTTGATCTACGGCCGTTATGCGCTGTTCAATATCATCACCAACGAAGTCGGCAAAGCCGATGCCGTGCTCATCAGGGCTATTGAGCCGGTTGAAGGTATTCCTGAAATGCTGGTGCGTCGTGGGCTAGCTAAAGTTTCTTCCAAGCTCACGGCAGGACCTGGCTTAGTTACGCAAGCCCTAGGTATCACAACGGCATACTACGGTACCAGCGTAGTGGGTGACATAATCTGGATTGAAGATTACGACGAAACTATCCCCGATGAATTGATTATTGCTAGTCCGCGGGTTGGAATCGATTACGCGGGCGATGATGCGACTTTACCTTGGCGATTTCGGTTAAAGAACAGTAAATGGACTAGCCCAGCAAAGTAG
- a CDS encoding class I SAM-dependent methyltransferase — translation MEFPLPAAARQYVADHLHEDPVQLALQARRFPSLPVPDLVRQIQARQKARTKLPEWASNPDLIFPPALSVEQASSARTAAFKASLVSGQRLADLTGGFGVDASYFARQIPEVHYVERDPALVAVVRYNLEQLGQTNIVCHASDAVSFLKSTDQSFDWLYLDPARRNTAARKIYRLQDCEPDVLRIMPLLLHKSQRVLLKTSPMLDIEQALAELKQVRRLWVIAVDNECKEVLYELGPEPAVDPERFTVNLLRNGQQQDFRLNKAREARAISRFADPQQYLYEPNVAILKAGGFRSIGNAFELLKLHQHSHLYTSDILRPEFPGRIFRILATERYAGEALRPHLGPEARAHVTTRNFPDSVAEFRSRTGIREGGDLYLFGTTDLRSRPIVLVCERMIQPISQAAE, via the coding sequence ATGGAATTTCCGCTCCCAGCAGCGGCTCGGCAGTATGTTGCCGATCACCTGCATGAAGACCCCGTTCAGTTGGCGCTACAAGCGCGCCGTTTCCCTAGCTTGCCGGTACCCGATCTGGTGCGCCAGATCCAGGCACGGCAGAAGGCCCGTACTAAGCTACCTGAATGGGCCAGCAACCCAGACTTAATTTTTCCACCAGCCTTATCGGTTGAGCAGGCATCCTCCGCTCGCACGGCAGCTTTCAAAGCTAGCTTGGTAAGTGGTCAGCGCCTCGCGGACCTTACCGGGGGCTTCGGAGTCGATGCTAGCTACTTCGCTCGTCAAATTCCGGAGGTCCATTACGTCGAGCGTGATCCTGCCTTGGTGGCGGTAGTTCGTTACAACTTAGAGCAGCTCGGCCAAACAAATATTGTTTGTCACGCAAGCGACGCAGTGAGTTTTTTGAAGAGCACGGATCAATCATTTGACTGGCTATATCTTGATCCTGCTCGCCGTAATACGGCAGCACGTAAGATTTACCGCTTACAGGATTGCGAGCCAGATGTACTGCGTATTATGCCCTTGCTATTGCACAAAAGCCAGCGCGTGCTGCTGAAGACTTCTCCCATGCTCGATATTGAACAAGCATTGGCAGAATTGAAGCAAGTACGTCGGCTATGGGTGATAGCTGTGGACAACGAATGCAAGGAAGTGCTGTATGAGCTTGGCCCAGAGCCGGCAGTGGACCCAGAGCGCTTCACGGTGAATTTGCTGCGCAATGGCCAACAGCAGGATTTCCGGTTGAATAAAGCACGCGAAGCACGCGCCATTTCGCGCTTCGCCGACCCACAGCAGTATCTCTACGAACCCAACGTAGCCATTCTCAAGGCTGGTGGCTTCCGTAGTATTGGCAATGCTTTCGAGTTGTTAAAGCTGCACCAGCATAGTCACCTCTACACTTCCGACATACTACGGCCAGAATTCCCGGGCCGTATCTTCCGCATCTTGGCTACCGAGCGCTACGCGGGTGAGGCTTTGCGGCCACACCTAGGTCCAGAAGCCAGGGCGCATGTTACCACTCGTAATTTCCCTGATTCAGTAGCTGAGTTTCGGAGCCGCACGGGCATCCGAGAAGGCGGAGACCTGTATCTGTTTGGGACTACCGATCTGCGTAGCCGCCCCATCGTGCTTGTGTGCGAACGGATGATACAGCCTATCAGCCAGGCAGCTGAGTAG
- the ahcY gene encoding adenosylhomocysteinase, which yields MVETTYVPYKVKDITLAEWGRKEIRLAEAEMPGLMALRAEFGPSKPLKDARIAGCLHMTIQTAVLIETLIELGADVTWSSCNIFSTQDHAAAAIAAAGIPVYAWKGMNEEEFNWCIEQTLYFGEERQPLNMILDDGGDLTNMVLNQFPELAAGIRGISEETTTGVLRLLDRVKNGTLPMPAFNINDSVTKSKFDNKYGCKESAVDAIRRATDVMMAGKIAVVAGYGDVGKGTAASLRGAGARVVVTEIDPICALQAAMDGYAVKKMANAIKEADIVITATGNCDILTEEHFRALKDKAIVCNIGHFDDEIDMAWLNTNYGHTKDTVKPQVDLYNIDGKEVIVLAEGRLVNLGCATGHPSFVMSNSFTNQTLAQLELWENSDKYENKVYTLPKHLDEKVARLHLAKIGVELDELKPKQASYIGVDVEGPFKSDLYRY from the coding sequence ATGGTGGAGACAACTTACGTACCTTATAAGGTTAAGGACATCACATTGGCCGAATGGGGCCGCAAAGAAATTCGGTTAGCTGAGGCAGAAATGCCGGGGCTAATGGCATTACGTGCTGAATTCGGTCCTTCGAAACCATTGAAAGATGCTCGCATCGCTGGATGCTTGCACATGACGATTCAGACGGCAGTACTCATTGAAACGCTCATCGAGCTAGGGGCTGATGTTACGTGGTCTTCGTGTAATATCTTTTCTACACAAGATCATGCGGCAGCAGCTATTGCAGCAGCCGGTATTCCGGTGTATGCTTGGAAAGGCATGAACGAAGAGGAATTCAACTGGTGCATCGAGCAGACTTTGTACTTCGGTGAGGAGCGTCAACCACTGAATATGATTCTCGATGATGGTGGTGACCTGACGAACATGGTTCTGAACCAATTCCCGGAGTTAGCTGCTGGTATTCGTGGTATTTCGGAGGAAACGACCACAGGCGTGCTACGCCTACTCGACCGGGTGAAAAATGGTACCCTGCCGATGCCTGCTTTCAACATCAACGACTCGGTCACGAAGTCGAAGTTTGATAACAAGTATGGTTGCAAGGAGTCAGCAGTAGATGCTATTCGTCGGGCTACTGACGTGATGATGGCTGGCAAAATTGCTGTGGTAGCTGGCTACGGCGACGTAGGCAAGGGTACTGCTGCTTCACTTCGCGGTGCCGGAGCACGCGTTGTTGTTACGGAAATTGATCCTATCTGCGCGCTGCAAGCCGCTATGGACGGTTATGCCGTAAAGAAAATGGCTAACGCTATTAAAGAAGCGGACATCGTAATTACTGCGACTGGTAACTGCGACATCCTGACGGAAGAGCACTTCCGCGCGCTGAAAGACAAGGCTATTGTTTGTAATATCGGCCACTTCGACGATGAAATCGATATGGCTTGGCTTAACACTAATTACGGTCACACAAAAGATACCGTAAAGCCTCAGGTTGACCTCTACAACATCGACGGCAAAGAAGTTATCGTGCTGGCCGAAGGACGTCTTGTAAACCTAGGTTGTGCTACAGGTCACCCTTCTTTCGTGATGTCGAACTCTTTCACTAACCAAACACTAGCACAACTGGAGCTGTGGGAGAACTCGGATAAATACGAGAACAAGGTATATACGCTGCCCAAGCACCTAGACGAGAAAGTAGCTCGCCTACACCTAGCTAAGATTGGGGTAGAGCTAGATGAGTTGAAGCCAAAGCAAGCTTCTTACATCGGCGTAGATGTAGAAGGTCCGTTCAAATCAGACCTGTATCGGTACTAG
- a CDS encoding family 16 glycosylhydrolase, whose amino-acid sequence MFITLAIFNKLIAQSTIDYKNYQEIFKDDFTYTQKEELGRNWRFVSPNDPDQGWGDEYFTPEQVSLRSDGKHRGTGLLRLSAQRLPEPKPSKHGDRLFVSGKIESIIDIDGTQSCHGMYPGFTYGMFEIRCKLPKGRNGTWPTFWFLSGDTEIDVVDNLKPDPAAVIQSGVIDWHKTFPNDSLGNAEKGAVLYKRFGSLLSDDFNTYTAVWTPSRVSFFFNGRLLYNVDDTVIATHNCAGMLLATLQMKNYDQSVQRAHMDIDYIRVLKPRGNDYSLPYTSDPEAANKSIVESLPNISTAVGALIVNPLSPEEVFYRGNNDELYRALRRGKRWKVESLHETANVQQTDYLVKSELHYDIRTNTITYQGGNNQLQTFTFSTNWQHNTLPSGPL is encoded by the coding sequence TTGTTTATTACTCTAGCAATCTTCAATAAGCTAATTGCACAATCAACAATTGATTACAAGAACTACCAAGAGATTTTCAAGGATGATTTCACTTACACCCAAAAAGAGGAGCTAGGTCGTAACTGGCGCTTCGTAAGTCCGAATGATCCTGACCAAGGCTGGGGAGATGAGTACTTCACTCCAGAGCAAGTTTCCTTGCGCTCGGATGGTAAACACCGTGGCACCGGCTTGCTGCGCCTTTCTGCACAACGCTTGCCGGAACCAAAACCGAGCAAGCATGGAGACAGATTGTTTGTCTCAGGTAAGATCGAGTCGATAATCGACATAGATGGCACCCAAAGCTGCCATGGAATGTACCCGGGCTTTACTTACGGAATGTTCGAAATAAGGTGCAAGCTCCCTAAAGGCCGAAACGGAACATGGCCTACCTTCTGGTTCCTCTCAGGCGATACGGAGATAGATGTGGTAGATAACCTGAAGCCTGATCCAGCTGCAGTTATCCAGTCAGGAGTCATCGACTGGCACAAAACGTTTCCTAATGATTCATTAGGAAATGCAGAAAAAGGGGCTGTTCTCTACAAACGTTTCGGGTCTTTGCTTTCAGATGACTTCAATACCTACACTGCCGTTTGGACTCCTTCGCGCGTGTCATTTTTCTTCAATGGTCGCTTGCTTTATAACGTCGACGATACGGTAATAGCCACGCACAATTGTGCAGGAATGCTGTTAGCGACATTACAGATGAAAAACTACGATCAATCTGTACAGCGTGCACACATGGATATTGATTATATCCGAGTGTTAAAGCCGCGTGGCAATGACTATTCACTGCCGTATACAAGTGATCCAGAAGCAGCGAACAAATCGATTGTAGAAAGCTTACCGAACATCAGTACAGCAGTTGGTGCTCTTATTGTGAACCCACTATCACCTGAAGAGGTCTTTTATCGGGGTAACAACGATGAGCTCTATCGTGCATTACGCCGCGGCAAACGTTGGAAGGTTGAATCCCTTCATGAAACGGCCAATGTTCAGCAGACAGATTACTTAGTAAAAAGTGAATTGCATTACGATATTCGTACTAACACCATTACTTACCAAGGTGGTAACAATCAGCTACAAACATTCACCTTTTCGACTAATTGGCAGCATAATACACTCCCTTCTGGCCCTTTATAG
- a CDS encoding glycosyltransferase family 2 protein, which yields MSILLSVVIITYNEEHTIGRCLLALQDIADDVVVVDSFSTDRTVEICQEHNARVVQHQFEGYVEQKNFATTQAHHDYVLQLDADEVLTDALRDSIRQVKMNWLAAGYTLARLTNYCGTWVKHGGWYPDRKLRLYDRRCGQWQGLLLHERYELYPNQQAINLKGDLLHYSYDSVEQHVAQLNRFTSIAADELALRGKYQVTLFHLLLKPWWKFVHGYFLRLGFLDGFAGLCIAGISAWGVFLKFAKLRTKRPRLTSGL from the coding sequence ATGTCCATTCTGCTTTCGGTCGTCATCATCACTTATAACGAAGAACATACTATTGGCCGCTGCCTGCTCGCTCTGCAGGATATAGCAGATGACGTGGTGGTGGTTGATTCTTTCTCGACAGATCGCACTGTCGAAATTTGCCAAGAGCACAACGCCCGAGTCGTACAGCATCAATTTGAGGGATATGTAGAGCAAAAGAACTTTGCTACTACTCAAGCGCACCACGATTATGTGCTCCAACTCGACGCTGACGAGGTGCTTACTGATGCCTTGCGCGATAGTATTCGACAGGTGAAAATGAACTGGCTGGCTGCCGGCTATACGTTAGCCCGGCTTACTAATTACTGTGGCACTTGGGTGAAACACGGTGGTTGGTATCCTGATCGTAAGCTGCGCCTCTACGACCGCCGCTGTGGACAATGGCAAGGCCTGCTGCTACACGAACGCTACGAACTATACCCTAACCAGCAAGCAATCAACTTAAAAGGAGACCTGCTTCACTATTCATATGATTCCGTAGAACAGCACGTAGCGCAGCTTAATCGCTTCACGAGCATCGCCGCCGATGAGCTAGCTTTACGCGGCAAGTATCAGGTTACGCTGTTTCACCTATTGTTGAAACCATGGTGGAAATTCGTGCATGGATACTTTTTGCGTTTAGGCTTCTTAGATGGATTCGCTGGGCTATGCATTGCCGGTATTTCTGCTTGGGGAGTTTTTCTAAAATTTGCTAAGCTGCGTACGAAGCGGCCTCGGCTTACTTCCGGCTTATGA
- a CDS encoding glycosyltransferase family 9 protein, with the protein MKTFIISRTDAIGDVVLTLPICGQLKQMVPGCRIVLLGRTYTQAVAEACPWVDAFLDYDELRILGEKDQLAILRAQQADAIVHVFPNRHVAQLGRKAGIPLRVGTRSRWFHWLTCNRLVALSRRHSQLHEAQLNLKLLEPFGYTEQPGLDQVAALVRLQPTVPLAIEWQQLLAARRPEQLNVILHPRSRGSAREWGLEYFGALARLLHQAGHRVFVTGTAAEGEELRPWLDAHAAVLAGELTGKLNLAQLLSFIAAADGLVAASTGPLHLAAALGRHALGLYPPMRPTHPGRWAPLGPYAEYLVFDRPDCNDCRQVPASCTCIKAIAPLQVLERILTWQHLPVVTFAAF; encoded by the coding sequence ATGAAGACGTTTATCATTAGCCGGACAGATGCTATTGGTGATGTGGTGCTTACCTTACCCATCTGTGGTCAACTGAAGCAGATGGTGCCAGGCTGCCGGATCGTTCTTCTGGGGCGCACGTACACGCAAGCTGTGGCAGAAGCTTGCCCATGGGTAGATGCTTTCCTGGATTATGACGAGTTGAGAATTCTAGGAGAAAAAGACCAGCTAGCTATTCTGCGCGCTCAGCAAGCCGATGCCATTGTGCACGTTTTTCCTAACAGGCATGTAGCACAGCTAGGGCGTAAAGCCGGCATTCCACTACGGGTTGGTACCCGTAGCCGCTGGTTTCATTGGTTAACCTGTAATCGGCTGGTGGCGCTTAGCCGCCGGCATTCCCAGTTACATGAAGCCCAACTCAACCTGAAGCTACTAGAGCCATTCGGCTACACTGAACAACCTGGTTTAGATCAGGTAGCAGCATTGGTACGCTTGCAACCAACTGTGCCACTTGCTATCGAATGGCAGCAGTTGCTAGCTGCTCGTCGGCCAGAGCAACTCAATGTTATTTTGCATCCCCGCTCACGAGGTAGTGCTCGCGAATGGGGACTGGAGTATTTTGGTGCGCTTGCTCGCTTGTTGCACCAAGCGGGGCATCGAGTTTTTGTAACAGGCACAGCAGCGGAGGGGGAGGAACTGCGGCCATGGCTAGATGCCCATGCTGCCGTATTGGCTGGGGAGCTTACTGGTAAGTTAAACCTAGCACAACTCTTATCGTTTATTGCTGCTGCTGATGGGCTGGTAGCTGCCAGTACAGGACCTTTACACCTAGCTGCAGCACTGGGGCGGCACGCACTCGGCTTGTACCCACCAATGCGCCCTACTCATCCTGGCCGTTGGGCTCCCTTAGGGCCGTATGCTGAGTACTTGGTATTTGACCGTCCCGATTGTAACGACTGCCGACAAGTACCCGCTAGCTGCACTTGCATCAAGGCCATAGCACCACTGCAAGTGTTAGAGCGTATTTTAACTTGGCAGCACTTACCTGTTGTTACTTTTGCTGCTTTCTAG
- a CDS encoding O-antigen ligase family protein, which translates to MSSSTLATALRQAYRTGYLSQCLLLVACVAGIVGLLSARALVALSPLVGLLSAATNPAWRIELARWWHNPAVVFAALLYAVLVFSGLYTTEWGIWRHELFRQLPLLGVPLTFAVAVPLSGRQRFLLGCMFVLGTALLGTDTLVRYLLTASEVHEMFNTGQNIQTVTGVFHIHFSVMLALAFYFGVLLQRSAYATRLWRWLLLLAVLLIVVVLHVLAYRTGLLVFYSTLLFDAVVLIVARRQFLWGLGALIMFAVLPWLAYKTLEPIQARVNGTYYDLEQFSLNHDINNFSLSKRLAAWQTAQAVVAQHPWFGVGLADTEPAMMEEYRWRDFGLQPVNWVMVHNQYLHYLLGAGIVGLFVWLLVLLGPLAQPRVRRNPYVIHFLLILCVAMLVDSLLQLQIGFNLFVFLYGFLVVNAERQAQQKAG; encoded by the coding sequence ATGAGTTCATCTACGCTGGCAACTGCATTGCGGCAAGCATACCGGACTGGCTATCTTTCCCAATGCCTATTGCTAGTAGCTTGCGTTGCAGGCATTGTAGGGCTACTGTCCGCTCGGGCGTTAGTGGCCCTGAGCCCATTGGTTGGTCTACTAAGTGCGGCTACTAATCCTGCATGGCGGATTGAGCTAGCTCGATGGTGGCATAATCCGGCCGTCGTGTTTGCGGCCTTGCTTTATGCTGTGCTTGTGTTCAGCGGGCTGTATACTACGGAATGGGGCATCTGGCGACACGAGCTTTTTCGGCAGCTTCCTCTACTAGGCGTACCGCTAACTTTTGCTGTTGCTGTGCCGCTAAGTGGTCGCCAGCGGTTTCTCCTAGGTTGTATGTTCGTCCTAGGTACTGCGCTGTTGGGTACTGATACATTGGTTCGTTACCTGCTCACGGCGTCTGAAGTACACGAAATGTTTAACACTGGACAGAACATTCAAACTGTTACGGGGGTGTTTCACATCCACTTCAGTGTAATGCTTGCCTTAGCGTTTTACTTTGGCGTGTTGCTGCAGCGTAGTGCTTACGCCACCCGCTTATGGCGTTGGCTCCTGCTACTAGCAGTGCTATTAATTGTAGTCGTTTTACACGTGTTAGCATACCGCACTGGGCTGCTAGTTTTCTACAGTACTCTGCTCTTCGATGCTGTTGTGTTGATTGTAGCGCGTCGTCAGTTCTTGTGGGGGCTAGGAGCATTGATCATGTTTGCTGTCCTGCCGTGGCTTGCTTATAAAACACTAGAGCCTATCCAAGCTAGGGTCAATGGTACCTACTACGACCTTGAGCAGTTCAGTCTTAATCACGACATCAACAACTTTTCGCTCTCGAAACGTTTGGCTGCCTGGCAAACGGCGCAGGCCGTTGTCGCACAGCATCCATGGTTCGGTGTAGGCCTTGCTGATACGGAACCGGCAATGATGGAAGAGTATAGGTGGCGCGACTTTGGCCTACAGCCCGTCAACTGGGTCATGGTTCATAATCAATATTTGCATTACCTATTAGGCGCTGGTATCGTAGGTCTATTTGTGTGGCTACTTGTCTTACTCGGGCCGTTAGCGCAACCTAGAGTACGTCGTAACCCGTACGTCATACATTTCCTGCTCATTCTGTGCGTAGCAATGTTAGTTGACTCGCTTCTACAGCTTCAGATTGGCTTCAACCTTTTTGTTTTCCTCTATGGCTTCTTAGTCGTGAATGCAGAGCGGCAAGCCCAGCAGAAAGCTGGTTGA
- a CDS encoding sigma-70 family RNA polymerase sigma factor: protein MSDSPERVPKLSKEEKDRRFQAELMPVLDSLYNFAYRLTLDEDDANDLVQETYLKAYRFFEYFEPGTNAKAWLFRILKNSFINDFRKKSKQPAKVDYSEIEGYYNTEDVEAEGDVGSTSSDMRQQAVRDLIGDEVASALNSLPVDFRTVIILCDLEGFTYEEMAKVLDIPIGTVRSRLHRARNFLKEKLEKYAKSMGYGSEEQADALATDDDDNE from the coding sequence ATGAGCGATTCTCCCGAACGGGTTCCTAAGCTGAGCAAAGAAGAAAAGGACCGACGGTTCCAAGCCGAACTAATGCCCGTCCTTGATTCTCTGTACAACTTTGCCTACCGTCTCACCCTTGATGAAGATGACGCCAATGACCTCGTCCAAGAGACGTATTTGAAGGCCTATCGTTTCTTCGAATACTTCGAGCCGGGAACCAACGCGAAAGCGTGGCTGTTTCGCATCCTGAAAAACTCGTTCATTAACGACTTCCGAAAAAAGAGTAAACAACCCGCCAAAGTCGACTACAGCGAGATTGAGGGTTACTACAATACGGAAGACGTGGAGGCCGAGGGCGACGTGGGTAGCACGTCGTCGGATATGCGGCAGCAAGCAGTGCGTGACCTCATCGGCGACGAGGTGGCTAGCGCACTGAACTCCTTGCCAGTTGATTTTCGTACGGTCATTATCCTCTGTGACTTGGAGGGATTCACCTACGAAGAGATGGCAAAAGTATTGGACATTCCAATCGGGACTGTCCGTTCGCGCTTACACCGAGCACGAAATTTCTTAAAGGAAAAACTGGAAAAGTACGCCAAGTCGATGGGGTACGGCAGCGAAGAGCAAGCCGATGCATTAGCGACTGACGATGACGACAACGAATAA
- the gmk gene encoding guanylate kinase, which yields MQGKIIVFSAPSGAGKTTIVHRLLERIPELSFSISACTRDKRGRTEANGKDYYFISIEEFQEKIRHDEFVEWEEVYAGNFYGTLKSEIERIWASGRHAILDVDVKGGLSIKEFYKDRALAVFVKPPSLEILETRLRTRATDSESSISGRVYKAKFELTFEDRFDVAIVNDNLDEASSQAEKLVRNFIATESNLS from the coding sequence ATGCAGGGTAAAATTATTGTGTTCTCAGCACCTTCTGGCGCTGGCAAAACCACTATCGTCCATCGGTTGCTGGAGCGAATTCCAGAACTGAGCTTTTCTATTTCGGCTTGCACGCGCGATAAGCGCGGCCGCACCGAAGCTAATGGTAAAGACTACTACTTCATCTCCATTGAGGAATTTCAAGAGAAAATTCGTCATGATGAGTTCGTGGAGTGGGAAGAAGTTTATGCCGGCAACTTCTACGGTACTCTAAAATCCGAAATCGAGCGCATCTGGGCTAGTGGTAGACACGCCATCCTAGATGTGGATGTAAAGGGCGGTTTGAGTATCAAGGAGTTTTATAAAGACCGTGCTTTAGCTGTCTTTGTTAAGCCTCCATCTTTAGAGATATTGGAAACCCGATTACGAACTCGTGCAACCGATTCTGAGTCCAGTATTTCTGGGCGAGTTTACAAAGCTAAATTTGAGCTCACGTTCGAGGACCGGTTTGATGTGGCCATCGTCAACGATAACCTAGATGAAGCTTCTTCACAAGCTGAAAAGCTAGTACGTAACTTCATAGCAACAGAATCGAACTTGTCGTGA
- the nadD gene encoding nicotinate (nicotinamide) nucleotide adenylyltransferase translates to MNTAPRIGLLFGSFNPIHTGHLIVANFMATHTDLDAVWLVVSPQSPFKAEQELLAERERYHLVQLAIAGNERLRALDTEFGLPKPSYTVDTLSVLRTQYPNHQFVLLMGEDNLAGLPKWKQVDHILEETPIYVYPRSGASALPKVPEQARVVEAPLLDISATFIRNCIRNGKSIRYLVPENVEEEITRKGYWQ, encoded by the coding sequence GTGAACACGGCACCTAGGATAGGGTTACTGTTTGGCTCTTTTAATCCGATTCATACGGGCCATCTGATCGTAGCAAATTTTATGGCTACGCACACGGATCTAGATGCTGTATGGCTAGTGGTGTCGCCTCAAAGTCCGTTCAAAGCCGAGCAAGAGCTTCTAGCGGAGCGCGAGCGTTATCATCTAGTTCAGTTAGCTATTGCAGGAAACGAACGGCTACGAGCGTTAGATACGGAATTTGGTCTGCCTAAACCTAGCTATACTGTCGATACACTCAGTGTACTTCGAACACAGTATCCCAATCATCAATTTGTGTTATTGATGGGGGAGGACAACCTAGCTGGTTTACCAAAATGGAAACAGGTTGACCACATTCTGGAAGAAACTCCGATTTATGTATATCCGCGTTCTGGTGCTTCCGCTTTGCCAAAGGTACCTGAACAAGCACGCGTTGTAGAAGCTCCTTTACTAGATATATCGGCTACGTTCATTCGTAATTGCATACGGAATGGTAAGTCTATCCGGTACTTGGTTCCAGAGAATGTAGAGGAAGAAATTACCCGCAAGGGTTATTGGCAGTAA
- the frr gene encoding ribosome recycling factor: MDEEIQFYLSEGEESMAKALQHTSLELGRIRAGKATPAMLDSLRVDYYGTPTPISQVANVSAPDARTLFIKPWEKNIISEVVKAIKNSDLGLNPQSDAEGVRLNIPPMTQERRRDLVKQVKNETESGKVRIRSIRKDVNDSLRKLLKEGAAEDAVKDAEAKVQKVTDSYISKIDDLMSKKEAEIMTI; the protein is encoded by the coding sequence ATGGACGAAGAAATTCAGTTTTACTTAAGCGAAGGCGAAGAGTCGATGGCGAAGGCGCTACAGCACACCAGCCTTGAACTAGGTCGCATTCGGGCGGGTAAAGCCACTCCAGCCATGCTCGACAGCTTACGAGTAGATTATTACGGTACCCCTACTCCTATCAGCCAGGTAGCCAACGTCTCAGCTCCCGATGCTCGTACGCTGTTCATTAAGCCTTGGGAGAAGAACATTATTAGTGAGGTAGTAAAGGCTATTAAGAACAGCGACCTAGGTCTCAATCCGCAGTCGGATGCGGAAGGAGTACGGCTCAACATTCCTCCAATGACGCAAGAGCGTCGTCGGGACCTGGTGAAACAGGTGAAGAATGAAACGGAAAGTGGAAAGGTACGCATCCGGAGTATCCGCAAAGACGTGAATGATTCTTTGCGTAAACTATTAAAAGAAGGTGCCGCAGAAGATGCGGTAAAGGATGCAGAAGCTAAAGTGCAGAAAGTAACAGATAGCTATATCAGTAAGATTGATGATCTGATGAGCAAGAAAGAAGCTGAGATTATGACCATCTGA